One genomic window of Streptomyces sp. WP-1 includes the following:
- the ureA gene encoding urease subunit gamma, whose protein sequence is MRLTPTERDRLLLFGAAELARARRARGLRLNVPEATALIADTVCEAARDGRRLAEAVEAARSVLGPEDVLPGVADVVTEVMVEAVFDDGSRLAVVSDPLGGGLGPDAPGALLPGPAHADPEPVLRLTVTNTATVPISVTSHFHFFEANPRLDFDRAAAYGMRLAVPAGSSVRFGPGESEEVGLVPIGGERIAIGFAGLVDGPLDAPGARTEALRRAAACGYLGVSSDEGDLSDEGKGQHR, encoded by the coding sequence GTGCGACTGACCCCCACGGAACGCGACCGGCTGCTGCTCTTCGGCGCCGCCGAGCTGGCCCGCGCCCGCCGCGCCCGCGGCCTTCGGCTGAACGTCCCGGAGGCGACCGCGCTGATCGCGGACACCGTCTGCGAGGCCGCCCGGGACGGCAGACGCCTCGCGGAGGCCGTCGAGGCGGCGCGGAGCGTGCTCGGGCCCGAGGACGTGCTGCCCGGGGTCGCCGACGTGGTGACCGAGGTGATGGTCGAGGCCGTCTTCGACGACGGCTCCCGGCTCGCGGTGGTCTCCGACCCCCTCGGCGGCGGCCTGGGCCCGGACGCCCCCGGCGCGCTGCTGCCCGGCCCCGCGCACGCCGACCCCGAACCGGTGCTCCGGCTCACCGTCACCAACACCGCGACCGTGCCGATCTCCGTCACCTCCCACTTCCACTTCTTCGAGGCCAACCCGCGCCTCGACTTCGACCGCGCGGCCGCCTACGGCATGCGGCTCGCCGTACCCGCCGGATCCTCCGTGCGCTTCGGGCCGGGCGAGAGCGAGGAGGTCGGCCTGGTGCCGATCGGCGGCGAGCGGATCGCGATCGGCTTCGCCGGGCTGGTCGACGGGCCGCTGGACGCGCCGGGCGCCCGGACCGAGGCGCTGCGCAGGGCCGCGGCCTGCGGATATCTGGGGGTCAGCAGCGACGAGGGCGACCTCAGCGACGAGGGGAAGGGGCAGCACCGATGA
- a CDS encoding branched-chain amino acid aminotransferase: MTTPTIELKPSASPLAAAEREAILANPGFGRHFTDHMVTIRWTEGRGWHDAQLVPYGPISLDPSTQVLHYGQEIFEGLKAYRQPDGSIALFRPEANARRFRTSARRMAMAELPEDLFIAALDALLVQDADWVPPHGGEAALYLRPFMIATEAALGVHPANEYMFLLIASPSGAYFSGGVKPVTIWVAEDHVRAVPGGTGDAKTGGNYAASLLPQAEAAAHGCDQVVYLDAVTRTKVEESGSMNVAFVYGDKILTPNLTGSILEGITRDSLLQVARDLGYQAEEGVITLEQWRADAASGALTEVFACGTAAVVTPIGHVKTKSDEWTHGDGAPGEVTMRLREALLGVQRGMTEDKHGWMHKIG, encoded by the coding sequence ATGACGACGCCCACGATCGAGCTCAAGCCCTCCGCCAGCCCCCTCGCCGCCGCCGAGCGCGAGGCGATCCTGGCCAATCCCGGGTTCGGCCGCCACTTCACCGACCACATGGTGACGATCCGGTGGACCGAGGGCCGCGGCTGGCACGACGCCCAGCTCGTGCCGTACGGCCCGATCTCCCTCGATCCCTCCACCCAGGTGCTGCACTACGGCCAGGAGATCTTCGAGGGGCTGAAGGCGTACCGCCAGCCCGACGGCTCGATCGCGCTGTTCCGTCCCGAGGCCAACGCCCGTCGTTTCCGCACCTCCGCCCGCCGTATGGCCATGGCCGAGCTGCCCGAGGACCTGTTCATCGCCGCCCTGGACGCGCTGCTCGTCCAGGACGCCGACTGGGTCCCGCCGCACGGCGGCGAGGCGGCCCTCTACCTGCGGCCCTTCATGATCGCCACCGAGGCGGCGCTCGGCGTGCACCCGGCCAACGAATACATGTTCCTGCTGATCGCCTCGCCCTCCGGCGCCTACTTCTCCGGTGGCGTCAAGCCGGTCACCATCTGGGTCGCCGAGGACCATGTCCGCGCCGTCCCCGGCGGCACCGGTGACGCCAAGACCGGCGGCAACTACGCCGCCTCCCTGCTCCCGCAGGCCGAGGCCGCGGCCCACGGCTGCGACCAGGTCGTCTACCTCGACGCGGTCACCCGCACCAAGGTGGAGGAGAGCGGCAGCATGAACGTCGCCTTCGTCTACGGCGACAAGATCCTCACGCCGAACCTGACCGGCTCCATCCTGGAGGGCATCACCCGCGACTCCCTCCTCCAGGTCGCCCGCGACCTCGGCTACCAGGCCGAGGAGGGTGTGATCACCCTGGAGCAGTGGCGCGCGGACGCGGCCTCCGGCGCACTGACCGAGGTGTTCGCCTGCGGCACCGCGGCCGTGGTCACCCCGATCGGCCATGTGAAGACCAAGTCCGACGAGTGGACCCACGGGGACGGCGCCCCCGGCGAGGTCACCATGCGCCTGCGCGAGGCCCTGCTGGGCGTCCAGCGGGGCATGACCGAGGACAAGCACGGCTGGATGCACAAGATCGGCTGA
- a CDS encoding 3-isopropylmalate dehydrogenase, whose translation MSRSINLAVIPGDGIGQEVVAEGLKVLSAVLPQDVKLETQDYDFGAKRYHATGETLTDADLAQLKRHDAILLGAIGDPSVPSGVLERGFLLKLRFAFDHHVNLRPSKLLPGVSTPLAGQPEIDFVVVREGTEGPYTGNGGTIRKGTPHEVATEVSVNTAYGVERVVRDAFARAQARPRKKLTLVHKNNVLTFAGHLWTDIFNRVAQEFPEVSTDYLHVDAATIFLVTQPERFDVIVTDNLFGDIITDLAAAVSGGIGVAASGNINPGRDFPSMFEPVHGSAPDIAGQGKADPTATVLSVALLLRHLGYDTEADRIDAAVAADLTERADRPARSTSEIGDALASRVAG comes from the coding sequence ATGTCTCGCAGCATCAATCTCGCAGTGATCCCCGGTGACGGCATCGGCCAGGAGGTCGTGGCCGAGGGTCTGAAGGTCCTCTCCGCCGTCCTTCCGCAGGATGTGAAGCTGGAGACCCAGGACTACGACTTCGGCGCCAAGCGCTACCACGCCACCGGTGAGACCCTCACCGACGCGGACCTCGCGCAGCTGAAGCGGCACGACGCCATCCTGCTCGGCGCCATCGGCGACCCGTCGGTGCCCTCCGGCGTCCTGGAGCGCGGCTTCCTGCTCAAGCTCCGCTTCGCCTTCGACCACCACGTCAACCTGCGGCCGAGCAAGCTGCTCCCGGGCGTGTCCACCCCGCTCGCCGGACAGCCGGAGATCGACTTCGTCGTCGTCCGCGAGGGCACGGAAGGCCCGTACACCGGCAACGGCGGCACCATCCGCAAGGGCACCCCGCACGAGGTCGCCACCGAGGTCTCCGTCAACACGGCCTACGGCGTCGAGCGCGTCGTCCGCGACGCCTTCGCCCGCGCCCAGGCCCGCCCGCGCAAGAAGCTAACGCTGGTCCACAAGAACAACGTGCTGACCTTCGCCGGCCATCTGTGGACCGACATCTTCAACCGGGTCGCCCAGGAGTTCCCCGAGGTCAGCACCGACTATCTGCATGTCGACGCGGCCACCATCTTCCTGGTCACCCAGCCCGAGCGCTTCGATGTGATCGTCACCGACAACCTCTTCGGCGACATCATCACCGACCTCGCCGCGGCCGTCTCCGGCGGCATCGGCGTGGCCGCCTCCGGCAACATCAACCCGGGCCGCGACTTCCCGTCCATGTTCGAGCCGGTGCACGGCTCGGCACCGGACATCGCGGGCCAGGGCAAGGCCGACCCCACCGCCACGGTCCTCTCCGTCGCCCTGCTGCTGCGCCACCTCGGATACGACACCGAGGCCGACCGCATCGACGCGGCGGTCGCCGCCGACCTCACCGAGCGCGCGGACCGGCCCGCCCGGAGCACCTCCGAGATCGGCGACGCGCTCGCCTCCCGAGTAGCCGGCTGA
- the pruA gene encoding L-glutamate gamma-semialdehyde dehydrogenase, whose translation MDAVTQVPTPVNEPVHGYAPGSPERARLEAKLKELAENPVELPMTIGGEKRLGGGEPFEVVQPHNHKAVLGTGRHATQQDAQDAIDAALAAAPAWRAMAFDDRAAIILRAAELLSGPWRETIAASTMLGQSKTAQQAEIDSPCELVDFWRFNVHYARGILAEQPPANSPGVWNRMDHRPLEGFVYAITPFNFSAIAANLPTAPALMGNVVVWKPSPTQTHAAVLLMQLLEEAGLPKGVINLVTGDGIEVSKVALEHRDLAGIHFTGSTRTFQYLWKTVGNNIEKYRSYPRLVGETGGKDFLVAHPSADRAILKTALTRGAFEYQGQKCSATSRAYIPASIWNAGFKEEFAAEVDHLTMGDVTDLSHFMGAVIDDRSFAKNKAAIDRAEADPACTIVAGGTYDDSVGYFVRPTVIECSDPENEVFTTEYFGPVLAVYVYEDEKYDEMLTQMESVSDYALTGSVIAGDRAAAAYTMEKLRFAAGNFYINDKSTGAVVGQQPFGGGRSSGTNDKAGAPQNLMRWTLTRAIKETLVPPTDYTYPHMG comes from the coding sequence ATGGACGCTGTGACCCAGGTCCCCACCCCCGTCAACGAGCCGGTGCACGGCTATGCCCCCGGCTCGCCCGAGCGCGCCCGCCTGGAGGCCAAGCTCAAGGAGCTGGCCGAGAACCCGGTCGAGCTGCCGATGACCATCGGCGGCGAGAAGCGCCTCGGCGGCGGCGAGCCGTTCGAGGTCGTGCAGCCGCACAACCACAAGGCCGTCCTCGGCACCGGCCGCCACGCCACCCAGCAGGACGCCCAGGACGCCATCGACGCGGCCCTGGCCGCCGCCCCGGCCTGGCGTGCGATGGCCTTCGACGACCGCGCCGCGATCATCCTGCGCGCCGCCGAGCTGCTGTCCGGCCCGTGGCGCGAGACGATCGCCGCCTCCACCATGCTCGGCCAGTCCAAGACGGCCCAGCAGGCGGAGATCGACAGCCCCTGTGAGCTGGTCGACTTCTGGCGCTTCAATGTGCACTACGCCCGCGGCATCCTCGCCGAGCAGCCCCCGGCGAACTCCCCGGGCGTGTGGAACCGCATGGACCACCGCCCGCTGGAGGGCTTCGTCTACGCGATCACGCCGTTCAACTTCTCGGCGATCGCGGCGAACCTGCCCACCGCCCCGGCCCTGATGGGCAACGTGGTGGTCTGGAAGCCGTCCCCGACCCAGACGCACGCCGCCGTGCTGCTCATGCAGCTGCTGGAGGAGGCCGGTCTGCCCAAGGGCGTCATCAACCTCGTCACCGGCGACGGTATCGAGGTCTCCAAGGTCGCCCTGGAGCACCGCGACCTGGCGGGCATCCACTTCACCGGTTCGACCAGGACCTTCCAGTACCTGTGGAAGACGGTCGGCAACAACATCGAGAAGTACCGCTCGTACCCGCGTCTGGTCGGCGAGACCGGCGGCAAGGACTTCCTGGTCGCCCACCCGAGCGCCGACCGCGCGATCCTGAAGACCGCCCTGACCCGCGGTGCCTTCGAGTACCAGGGCCAGAAGTGCAGCGCCACCTCCCGCGCGTACATCCCGGCCTCCATCTGGAACGCCGGTTTCAAGGAGGAGTTCGCGGCCGAGGTCGACCACCTCACCATGGGTGATGTGACGGACCTGTCCCACTTCATGGGCGCCGTCATCGACGACCGCTCCTTCGCCAAGAACAAGGCCGCGATCGACCGCGCCGAGGCGGACCCGGCCTGCACGATCGTCGCGGGCGGCACGTACGACGACTCGGTCGGCTACTTCGTGCGCCCGACCGTCATCGAGTGCTCCGACCCGGAGAACGAGGTCTTCACGACCGAGTACTTCGGCCCGGTGCTCGCGGTGTACGTCTACGAGGACGAGAAGTACGACGAGATGCTGACCCAGATGGAGTCGGTCTCGGACTACGCCCTCACCGGCTCGGTCATCGCGGGCGACCGCGCCGCGGCCGCGTACACGATGGAGAAGCTCCGCTTCGCCGCGGGCAACTTCTACATCAACGACAAGTCGACCGGCGCCGTGGTCGGCCAGCAGCCCTTCGGCGGCGGCCGCTCCTCCGGCACCAACGACAAGGCCGGTGCCCCCCAGAACCTGATGCGCTGGACCCTGACCCGCGCCATCAAGGAGACCCTGGTCCCGCCGACCGACTACACGTACCCGCACATGGGCTGA
- a CDS encoding proline dehydrogenase family protein has product MLGPVILAASRSDRMRRLISAAPVTKQVVDRFIPGETVSDIVPIIKDLTGQGLQLTMDVVGEDITTAEQAAHARDAYLALIDHLKELELGEKVEMSVKLSMFGQALEGGHELALANVRPVVEAAAAIGTTVTLDAEDHTTLDSMFAIHEELRKDHPQTGCVIQAYLFRTEADAKRLADAGSRVRLVKGAYKEPAEVAYQQKHEIDKAYVRILKTLMDGEGYPMIGSHDPRLISIAQELAHKAGRKLDEYEFQMLYGIRGDEHLRLAAEGHRMRVYTAYGTDWYGYFMRRLAEKPANLRFFLRSMVSKG; this is encoded by the coding sequence GTGCTGGGTCCCGTGATTCTCGCCGCGTCGCGCAGCGACCGGATGCGTCGCCTGATCTCGGCGGCCCCCGTGACCAAGCAGGTCGTCGACCGCTTCATCCCGGGTGAGACGGTGTCCGACATCGTCCCGATCATCAAGGACCTGACGGGCCAGGGTCTTCAGCTGACGATGGACGTCGTCGGCGAGGACATCACCACCGCCGAGCAGGCCGCCCACGCCCGTGACGCCTACCTCGCGTTGATCGACCACCTCAAGGAGCTGGAGCTCGGCGAGAAGGTCGAGATGTCGGTCAAGCTGTCCATGTTCGGCCAGGCGCTGGAGGGCGGCCACGAGCTGGCGCTCGCCAACGTCCGCCCCGTCGTCGAGGCCGCCGCCGCGATCGGTACGACCGTGACGCTGGACGCCGAGGACCACACCACCCTCGACTCGATGTTCGCCATCCACGAGGAGCTGCGGAAGGACCATCCGCAGACGGGCTGTGTCATCCAGGCGTACCTGTTCCGCACCGAGGCCGACGCCAAGCGGCTCGCCGACGCCGGCAGCCGGGTCCGCCTGGTCAAGGGCGCCTACAAGGAGCCCGCCGAGGTCGCCTACCAGCAGAAGCACGAGATCGACAAGGCCTACGTGCGCATCCTGAAGACGCTGATGGACGGCGAGGGCTACCCGATGATCGGGTCCCACGACCCGCGCCTGATCTCCATCGCGCAGGAGCTCGCCCACAAGGCCGGTCGTAAGCTCGACGAGTACGAGTTCCAGATGCTGTACGGCATCCGCGGCGACGAGCACCTGCGGCTGGCCGCGGAGGGCCACCGGATGCGCGTCTACACGGCGTACGGCACCGACTGGTACGGCTACTTCATGCGCCGTCTGGCGGAGAAGCCGGCGAACCTGCGCTTCTTCCTGAGGAGCATGGTCAGCAAGGGCTGA
- a CDS encoding CdaR family transcriptional regulator — MRENARVAADYKGDYQELVDEISELLGAPATLENRDFELLAFGAYDSDDELDASALDPVRTRSILTRRSTAGVRTWFEGFGITRATGPVRIPPSPEAGVYRGRICLPVRHRGVVVGYVWLLEGESGPADAQLDAAMRVAGRIGALLADEAEAGAGLSRELRAVLTAEGGWQRDMAVADLRTALGPRADGPHTLICVAPWPSADPGDAPSARSVPHAAALCTIPWGATGQSLAVLVRLRSPAVDAPALAAAGRVLEEAEGAWGALRVPGGSGATAQGGPAPGRSGTGTRGAAGNGAGGTSGKETRGPVPRGAGAAVAAAVAAGVAGAGRYPGGLGAAGYGGPAAGIGDPRIGLAELGAVWQEARAAAQAALAERHLGPVAQWRGIGPYRLLTALPPESAQDPAAGPLLSPAHRELARTAEVYLDCAGQAGRTASELGVHRQTLYYRLNRVEQLTGLDLDDGEDRLLLHMALKRARL; from the coding sequence ATGCGGGAGAATGCCCGGGTGGCGGCGGATTACAAGGGCGATTACCAGGAACTGGTGGACGAGATCTCGGAGCTGCTGGGCGCGCCCGCGACCCTGGAGAACCGCGACTTCGAGCTGCTCGCCTTCGGCGCGTACGACAGCGACGACGAGCTGGACGCCTCGGCCCTCGACCCGGTCCGCACCCGCTCGATCCTGACCCGGCGCTCCACGGCGGGCGTGCGCACCTGGTTCGAGGGCTTCGGCATCACCCGCGCCACCGGCCCGGTCCGTATCCCGCCGAGCCCCGAGGCCGGTGTCTACCGCGGCCGGATCTGTCTGCCGGTGCGCCACCGGGGCGTCGTCGTCGGCTATGTCTGGCTCCTGGAGGGCGAGTCCGGGCCGGCCGACGCCCAGCTCGACGCCGCGATGCGGGTGGCCGGCCGGATCGGCGCGCTGCTGGCGGACGAGGCGGAGGCCGGGGCGGGCCTGAGCCGGGAACTGCGGGCGGTCCTCACGGCGGAGGGCGGCTGGCAGCGGGACATGGCGGTGGCCGATCTGCGCACCGCGCTCGGGCCCCGCGCGGACGGCCCCCACACCCTGATCTGTGTGGCCCCCTGGCCCTCCGCCGACCCGGGCGACGCACCCTCCGCCCGTTCCGTCCCGCACGCGGCGGCGCTGTGCACGATCCCCTGGGGGGCCACGGGCCAGAGCCTCGCGGTGCTGGTCCGGCTCCGCTCCCCGGCCGTGGACGCGCCCGCGCTGGCGGCGGCGGGCCGGGTGCTGGAGGAGGCGGAGGGCGCCTGGGGGGCTCTCCGGGTGCCTGGGGGTTCGGGGGCAACGGCGCAGGGGGGCCCGGCACCGGGTCGTTCCGGCACCGGGACGCGGGGCGCCGCGGGCAACGGGGCCGGGGGAACGTCGGGCAAGGAGACGCGCGGGCCGGTGCCACGGGGAGCCGGGGCCGCGGTGGCGGCGGCCGTCGCCGCGGGGGTCGCCGGGGCGGGCCGGTACCCGGGCGGCCTCGGGGCGGCCGGGTACGGCGGGCCCGCGGCCGGGATCGGGGACCCCCGCATCGGACTGGCCGAGCTGGGCGCGGTCTGGCAGGAGGCACGCGCCGCGGCACAGGCCGCGCTGGCCGAACGGCACCTCGGGCCGGTCGCGCAGTGGCGGGGCATCGGGCCCTACCGCCTGCTGACCGCGCTCCCCCCGGAATCCGCGCAGGACCCGGCCGCCGGCCCCCTGCTCTCCCCCGCCCACCGCGAGCTGGCCCGCACCGCCGAGGTCTATCTCGACTGCGCGGGCCAGGCGGGCCGTACGGCGTCCGAGCTGGGCGTCCACCGCCAGACCCTCTACTACCGGCTCAACCGCGTGGAACAGCTGACGGGCCTCGACCTGGACGACGGCGAGGACCGGCTGCTGCTGCACATGGCACTCAAGAGGGCGCGGCTGTAG